A window of Lacibacter sediminis contains these coding sequences:
- a CDS encoding efflux RND transporter permease subunit: protein MAKWFKREKDPLTAAEKMEIIERSSKQVGPGVFYSTIIVVTSFLPVFLLTGMEGKLFHPLAWTKTFILLIDAVLAITLMPVLISFFLKGRLKPESANPITRTLEKIYTPVLKFCLKWRKTTIAVNLIALAVGIIMMTRLGSEFMPPLDEGSLLFMPVTLPDVSNSEAKRLLQVQDKLIRTVPEVEHVLGKAGRANTATDNSPISMIETIILLKPKSEWRDNMTKDAIINELNAKMQIPGVTNGWTQPIINRINMLSTGIRTDVGLKVYGQNLDSIYAFAQTIKKQLEGIDGVKDLYVEPITGGKYIDIEVKREEIGRYGLSVDDVNLVIESALGGMKLTTTVEGRQRFSVNARYGQDFRNNLTALKRLQVQTMDFGPIPLEAVADIKLSDGPPMINSENAMLRGTVLFNVRERDLGSTVKEAQERLNQMITKLPKGYFLEWSGQWENQIRANQTLKTILPIVLIIIFMVLYFTYHSFKEAAVTMITVPFALIGGVFMVYFYGINLSVAVAVGFIALFGMAIETAMLMTIYLNEAMQNMVAKHGNSKATLTNNIIREYVIEGSAKRLRPKLMTVSVGLFGLIPILWATGVGSDIMRPITIPLIGGTISSTIYVLLITPVIFEMIKERELKRNGKIELIDVKE from the coding sequence ATGGCAAAGTGGTTTAAACGGGAAAAAGATCCATTAACGGCGGCTGAAAAGATGGAGATCATCGAACGTTCGTCGAAACAGGTTGGGCCGGGTGTTTTTTATTCAACCATTATTGTGGTGACATCATTTCTTCCTGTGTTTTTATTAACCGGTATGGAAGGCAAACTCTTTCATCCATTAGCATGGACTAAAACATTTATCCTGCTGATCGATGCTGTACTCGCTATTACATTAATGCCTGTGCTGATCTCTTTTTTCTTGAAAGGCAGATTAAAACCCGAAAGCGCCAATCCAATTACCAGAACATTAGAAAAAATCTATACACCCGTTTTAAAATTCTGTTTAAAATGGCGTAAAACAACCATTGCTGTCAATCTCATTGCATTGGCTGTTGGCATTATCATGATGACAAGATTGGGTTCTGAATTCATGCCGCCTTTAGATGAGGGCTCATTACTATTCATGCCGGTAACATTGCCCGATGTTTCCAACTCAGAAGCAAAGCGATTGTTGCAGGTGCAGGACAAATTGATTCGCACTGTACCTGAAGTGGAACATGTATTAGGCAAAGCCGGTCGTGCAAATACTGCAACGGACAACTCTCCTATCAGCATGATTGAAACCATCATTCTCTTAAAACCAAAAAGTGAATGGCGTGATAACATGACGAAAGATGCCATCATCAATGAACTGAATGCAAAGATGCAAATACCCGGTGTTACAAATGGTTGGACACAGCCCATCATCAATCGTATCAATATGCTGTCTACAGGTATACGCACCGATGTAGGATTAAAAGTATACGGACAAAATCTCGACAGTATTTATGCATTTGCGCAAACCATCAAAAAACAACTGGAAGGAATTGATGGTGTAAAAGATCTCTATGTTGAACCGATCACCGGAGGTAAATACATCGACATTGAAGTAAAGCGTGAAGAGATTGGTCGCTATGGCTTAAGTGTCGATGATGTAAATCTTGTAATTGAAAGTGCATTGGGCGGTATGAAGCTTACAACAACTGTTGAAGGCCGTCAACGTTTTTCAGTGAATGCAAGATACGGGCAGGATTTCCGTAACAATCTCACTGCATTAAAACGCTTACAGGTGCAAACAATGGACTTCGGCCCTATTCCTTTAGAAGCTGTGGCAGATATCAAGTTGAGCGACGGGCCGCCGATGATCAATTCTGAAAATGCAATGTTGAGAGGCACGGTGTTGTTCAATGTGCGTGAAAGAGATTTAGGAAGTACTGTGAAAGAAGCGCAGGAACGCTTGAACCAGATGATCACCAAATTACCCAAAGGTTATTTCTTAGAATGGAGTGGTCAGTGGGAAAATCAAATTCGTGCCAATCAAACCTTAAAAACAATTCTACCCATTGTACTCATCATCATCTTCATGGTGTTGTACTTCACTTATCATTCATTTAAGGAAGCGGCAGTCACCATGATCACCGTTCCGTTTGCATTGATTGGCGGAGTTTTTATGGTTTATTTCTATGGTATCAATTTATCAGTTGCCGTTGCCGTTGGTTTTATTGCACTGTTTGGAATGGCCATTGAAACCGCTATGCTGATGACCATTTATCTCAACGAAGCCATGCAGAACATGGTAGCCAAACATGGTAACAGTAAAGCAACGCTCACCAACAATATCATTCGTGAATATGTAATTGAAGGTTCTGCAAAACGTTTACGTCCAAAATTGATGACGGTATCTGTTGGGTTGTTTGGTTTGATCCCGATCCTTTGGGCAACAGGTGTTGGCAGTGATATTATGCGGCCCATCACCATTCCATTAATTGGCGGCACCATTTCATCCACCATATATGTATTACTGATCACCCCGGTGATTTTTGAAATGATAAAAGAACGTGAATTAAAACGTAACGGTAAAATTGAATTGATCGATGTTAAAGAATAA
- a CDS encoding heavy metal-binding domain-containing protein translates to MKTFQLLLMAVFTIVSVNIVAQEKAGKKDKGPHPTLYTCPMHDSVAAKKPGNCPVCGMKLELSKKEQMKKDVTKTYSCPMHADVTSDKPGKCSKCGMDLNMSKKEQMKTEVMKTYSCPMHPEVTSDKPGKCSKCGMDLVKSKEKTKTEVAKTYVCPMHADVKSNKPGKCSKCGMDLKKKDHKH, encoded by the coding sequence ATGAAAACGTTTCAATTACTGTTGATGGCAGTATTTACCATCGTTTCTGTAAACATAGTTGCCCAGGAAAAAGCAGGCAAGAAAGATAAAGGGCCTCACCCTACATTATACACCTGCCCAATGCATGATTCTGTTGCTGCAAAAAAACCAGGCAACTGTCCGGTTTGCGGCATGAAACTGGAGCTTTCTAAAAAAGAACAGATGAAGAAAGATGTAACAAAAACGTACAGCTGTCCCATGCATGCAGATGTTACAAGCGACAAGCCCGGCAAATGCAGTAAATGCGGTATGGACCTGAACATGTCGAAAAAAGAACAAATGAAAACCGAGGTCATGAAAACTTACAGCTGCCCCATGCATCCTGAAGTTACAAGTGACAAACCCGGCAAGTGCAGCAAATGCGGAATGGACCTGGTGAAATCAAAAGAGAAAACAAAAACAGAAGTGGCAAAAACTTATGTATGTCCTATGCATGCTGATGTTAAAAGTAACAAGCCCGGTAAATGCAGCAAATGCGGAATGGATCTGAAGAAGAAAGATCATAAGCATTGA
- a CDS encoding HYC_CC_PP family protein, producing MKKLVVAILSFLYISTSSGATLQMHYCMDKLVDWSIGHNDEKNTCNNCGMEKDGKGKNGCCKDEQKQLKIEKDQKTAAAFELTLSLATAIPVSHPVYNLVVIPSVTEQFPLSNAPPRSPQLAAYIRNCTFRI from the coding sequence ATGAAAAAGCTCGTAGTAGCCATATTATCTTTTCTCTACATCAGCACCTCCAGCGGAGCCACGTTGCAAATGCATTATTGCATGGATAAACTGGTGGACTGGAGTATTGGCCACAATGATGAGAAGAACACCTGCAACAATTGCGGGATGGAAAAAGATGGTAAGGGCAAGAACGGCTGCTGTAAAGATGAACAAAAGCAATTAAAAATTGAAAAAGATCAGAAAACTGCAGCCGCATTTGAACTTACACTTTCATTAGCAACAGCTATACCTGTATCGCATCCTGTTTACAACCTCGTTGTCATTCCTTCTGTAACAGAACAATTCCCTCTAAGCAACGCACCTCCACGAAGTCCGCAATTAGCTGCTTATATCCGCAACTGCACATTCCGTATTTAA
- a CDS encoding TolC family protein, producing the protein MLKNKLLTAMFVLVALYSNAQTMKLNAIIDSITVSHPVVKMYNNEIRSMDEAAKGAKSWMPPEFSSGLWMTPYNPSLWKKMDDGMGGFNEGMGQYMIGGQQMFPNKQKQTADAKYMEAMSSVEKEKKNASLNELINDAKQFYYEWIIIKKKLAILDQNEKLLEFMIKNAEIRYKNGLEKISAYYKAKAALGNVQNMRLMFESDIKEKRIRINALMGRNSMINFDIDTAYQLNDYSSLVFDSTLLYNNRSDLKAIDKDITLNWLKQEAEKKSLKPQFGIRYEHMFGFGGLPMQFSLMGMMKLPLTKWSSKMSRANVESLKWKASALQSQKEMMLNEYSGMAYGMRNELELKRKQLKLYDENIIPALKNNYKTMQLGYEQNTEELFMLYDAWETLYMTQLEYTKLLNQALKLQVTIERLIERK; encoded by the coding sequence ATGTTAAAGAATAAACTACTCACAGCAATGTTTGTACTTGTTGCACTTTACAGCAACGCACAAACAATGAAACTCAATGCCATCATTGACAGCATCACCGTATCGCATCCAGTTGTAAAAATGTACAACAACGAGATCCGTTCAATGGATGAAGCTGCAAAAGGTGCAAAAAGCTGGATGCCGCCTGAGTTCAGCAGTGGATTATGGATGACACCCTACAACCCGAGCCTCTGGAAAAAGATGGATGATGGTATGGGTGGTTTTAATGAAGGCATGGGTCAGTACATGATCGGTGGGCAACAAATGTTTCCCAACAAACAAAAGCAAACGGCAGATGCGAAATACATGGAAGCGATGTCGTCTGTAGAAAAAGAAAAAAAGAATGCTTCTCTCAATGAACTGATCAACGATGCCAAACAGTTTTACTACGAATGGATCATTATAAAAAAGAAGCTGGCCATTCTTGATCAAAACGAAAAGCTGCTGGAGTTCATGATCAAAAATGCGGAGATACGTTATAAGAATGGATTGGAGAAGATCAGTGCTTACTACAAAGCCAAAGCTGCATTAGGCAATGTGCAGAATATGCGGTTAATGTTTGAAAGCGACATCAAAGAAAAACGTATACGCATAAATGCATTGATGGGCCGCAACTCAATGATCAATTTTGATATTGACACTGCATATCAACTGAATGATTATTCATCATTGGTATTCGACAGTACACTGCTCTACAACAATCGGAGTGATCTCAAGGCAATTGACAAAGACATTACACTTAACTGGCTGAAACAGGAAGCAGAAAAGAAAAGCCTCAAACCGCAGTTCGGCATTCGCTATGAACATATGTTTGGCTTTGGCGGCTTACCTATGCAGTTTTCATTGATGGGCATGATGAAACTGCCGCTTACAAAATGGTCGTCGAAAATGAGCAGGGCAAATGTGGAGAGTTTAAAATGGAAAGCAAGTGCATTGCAATCACAAAAAGAAATGATGCTGAATGAATACAGCGGCATGGCCTACGGCATGCGAAATGAACTTGAATTGAAACGAAAACAATTGAAGCTGTATGATGAAAACATTATCCCTGCTTTAAAAAATAATTACAAAACCATGCAATTGGGTTATGAGCAAAATACGGAAGAGCTGTTTATGCTGTATGATGCATGGGAAACCTTGTACATGACACAACTGGAATATACCAAGCTGCTCAACCAGGCTTTGAAACTGCAGGTAACGATTGAACGTTTAATTGAACGAAAATGA
- a CDS encoding efflux RND transporter permease subunit encodes MVRKLIELALRNRLVVLLVAAGLFAYGIYSINKNPIDAIPDLSENQVIVFTEWMGRSPQVIEDQVTYPLVSNLQGIPKIKNIRGSSMFGMSFVYVIFEDNVDIYWARTRVLERLNFAQRLLPQGVTPSLGPDGTGVGHIYWYHLDAPKMDLGEQRALQDWYIKFALQTVPGVAEVASFGGFEKQYQLVIDPVKLQFYNISLMDVMNKVKSNNNDVGGRKFEMADMAYIIRGLGYMKNKTDVENIALANYNGIPVRVKDIGSVQMGGDLRLGIFDMDGKGEVVGGIVVMRYNENANKVIAAIKEKMKEVEKGLPEGVSFKTSYDRSTLIQEAVESVKGTLIEEIIAVSIVVLLFLFHWRSALIILIQLPISVAAGFIFLEMFGISSNIMSLTGIALAIGVVVDDGIVMVENAYRHISEAQTEKLSSTDKA; translated from the coding sequence ATGGTTCGAAAATTAATTGAGCTGGCCTTGCGAAACAGGCTTGTTGTATTGCTGGTGGCAGCAGGCCTGTTTGCTTACGGCATTTACTCCATTAACAAAAACCCGATCGATGCTATTCCTGATTTGAGCGAAAACCAGGTGATCGTTTTTACGGAATGGATGGGTCGTAGCCCGCAGGTGATCGAAGACCAGGTAACGTATCCATTAGTAAGTAATCTGCAGGGAATTCCAAAAATCAAAAACATCCGTGGCTCTTCCATGTTCGGGATGAGTTTTGTGTATGTGATTTTTGAAGACAACGTTGATATCTATTGGGCGAGAACAAGAGTGTTGGAACGTTTGAATTTTGCTCAACGTTTATTGCCGCAAGGTGTAACGCCTTCGCTGGGTCCTGATGGCACAGGTGTTGGTCATATTTACTGGTATCATCTGGATGCACCAAAGATGGATCTGGGTGAACAACGTGCATTACAGGATTGGTATATCAAATTCGCTTTACAAACTGTACCCGGCGTTGCTGAGGTAGCATCGTTTGGTGGATTTGAAAAACAATATCAACTCGTAATCGATCCGGTGAAACTGCAGTTCTACAACATCTCCCTGATGGATGTCATGAACAAAGTGAAGAGCAACAACAATGATGTGGGCGGACGAAAATTTGAAATGGCCGACATGGCTTACATCATTCGTGGTCTCGGTTATATGAAAAACAAAACAGATGTAGAAAACATTGCATTAGCCAATTACAATGGCATTCCTGTTCGTGTAAAAGATATTGGCTCAGTACAGATGGGTGGTGATTTGCGTCTCGGCATTTTTGATATGGATGGAAAAGGCGAAGTGGTTGGTGGCATTGTGGTAATGCGCTACAATGAAAACGCCAACAAAGTAATTGCAGCCATCAAAGAAAAAATGAAAGAAGTGGAAAAGGGATTACCCGAAGGTGTAAGTTTCAAAACTTCTTACGACAGGAGTACATTGATTCAGGAAGCAGTTGAATCAGTAAAAGGAACATTGATCGAAGAGATCATCGCTGTATCAATAGTTGTACTGCTGTTTCTTTTTCATTGGAGAAGTGCTCTCATCATCCTTATACAATTACCTATTTCAGTTGCAGCAGGTTTTATTTTCCTTGAAATGTTTGGCATCTCATCGAATATCATGTCGCTCACAGGTATTGCATTGGCCATTGGCGTGGTGGTGGATGACGGCATTGTGATGGTGGAAAATGCATACAGGCATATCAGCGAAGCACAAACAGAAAAACTTTCATCAACCGATAAAGCGTAA